From the Flavimarina sp. Hel_I_48 genome, one window contains:
- a CDS encoding BCCT family transporter: MFKTTLNKGIFIPSMVFILLVSITSVIYPQAADEILNIIKRFIFINLNWVYIWAVTFFVIFLIFLLFSKYGDIRLGNNDSRPEHSFFSWMSMLFAAGMGIGLMYFGVAESIQHYSSEVFGMEHYVNKAKNAQLYTFFHWGIHAWAIYAVVGLSLSYFAYRLKLPLSLRSCFYPLLKDKIKGKWGNVIDVFALCSTFFGITTTLGFGVVQINSGLQFLNIVPDTSFTYQIIIVGVLVSLAILSALTGVDKGIKILSNINVILVLSLLLFVLILGPTVFLIGSFTEGIGNYINNFFNLTFGTHVYDQETLPWFYDWTILYWAWWISWSPYVGLFIAKISKGRTIREFIVAVLLIPTIFNFIWMTVFGNSAIWFDINVAGGALSSLASNPDALMFRFLEYLPLSSIASFMTIIIVIIFFVTSADSGIFVMNNIATKNAVRSPKWQTTLWGSLLAILSLLLLNAGGLKALQSMTLITALPFSVIMILFTVSLIKALSIDQSYYDRNFSKTTIPWSGRLWKDRLRQIVETKDSKSVNVFIDTVVKSAFTDLQAEFAKNGVTATINYFEDDSKIEIEIKYDMVNDFIYGVASTSKIASNYLVDENNFPKIKERGIYFPKAYFGDTREGYDIQYFTKTELISDVLKHYDRFLDIISEERNEMFISSDSNGIVP; encoded by the coding sequence ATGTTCAAAACTACATTGAATAAGGGGATTTTTATACCGAGTATGGTATTTATCCTTCTTGTTTCGATTACCTCGGTAATTTATCCACAAGCCGCAGATGAAATCCTGAATATCATCAAAAGATTCATATTTATCAACCTCAACTGGGTCTATATATGGGCTGTTACCTTTTTTGTGATCTTTTTGATTTTTCTTTTGTTCAGTAAATATGGCGATATCAGATTGGGGAATAATGATAGCAGGCCAGAACATTCTTTTTTCTCCTGGATGTCCATGCTTTTTGCGGCCGGGATGGGAATTGGGCTTATGTACTTTGGCGTAGCCGAATCCATTCAGCATTATTCATCAGAGGTTTTTGGTATGGAGCATTATGTAAACAAGGCAAAGAACGCACAGCTCTACACTTTTTTTCATTGGGGTATACATGCCTGGGCAATTTACGCCGTAGTGGGATTATCGCTTTCTTATTTTGCTTACCGCCTCAAACTTCCGTTATCGTTACGTAGTTGTTTCTATCCTCTGTTGAAAGATAAGATAAAAGGTAAATGGGGCAATGTAATTGATGTTTTTGCACTTTGCAGTACCTTTTTTGGGATTACCACCACTTTAGGCTTTGGTGTGGTGCAAATAAATTCGGGCCTGCAGTTTCTCAACATCGTGCCTGATACCAGTTTCACCTATCAAATTATAATTGTGGGCGTTTTAGTCTCGCTTGCGATTTTATCAGCACTTACGGGAGTTGACAAAGGGATAAAAATATTGAGTAACATCAATGTGATCCTGGTATTGAGCCTGCTGCTTTTTGTACTTATTTTAGGTCCTACCGTATTTTTGATAGGAAGTTTTACTGAGGGAATAGGGAATTATATAAACAATTTCTTCAACCTCACCTTTGGCACCCACGTGTATGATCAGGAAACCCTGCCCTGGTTTTATGACTGGACCATACTTTACTGGGCATGGTGGATCTCCTGGTCTCCATACGTAGGTCTATTTATCGCAAAAATTTCTAAGGGAAGGACAATCAGGGAATTTATCGTAGCGGTACTTTTGATCCCTACTATTTTCAATTTTATATGGATGACCGTATTTGGCAATAGCGCGATATGGTTTGATATCAATGTAGCTGGCGGTGCCCTTAGTAGTCTGGCCAGCAATCCAGATGCGCTGATGTTTAGGTTTCTGGAATATTTGCCGCTTTCCAGTATAGCGAGTTTTATGACCATAATCATTGTTATCATATTCTTTGTGACTTCGGCAGATTCTGGTATTTTTGTTATGAACAATATAGCTACTAAAAATGCCGTAAGGTCCCCTAAATGGCAAACTACCTTATGGGGTTCACTCCTGGCCATTTTATCTTTGTTACTTCTTAATGCCGGGGGGCTCAAAGCCTTGCAAAGCATGACATTGATCACCGCGCTGCCTTTCTCTGTGATCATGATTTTATTTACCGTGAGCCTGATCAAGGCACTCAGCATTGATCAATCCTATTATGATCGTAATTTCTCAAAAACCACTATCCCATGGTCTGGCAGGTTATGGAAAGACAGGCTAAGGCAAATTGTCGAGACTAAAGACAGCAAATCCGTTAATGTGTTTATAGATACCGTTGTTAAAAGTGCATTCACGGATTTACAGGCAGAATTTGCCAAAAATGGGGTTACCGCTACCATCAATTATTTTGAAGATGATTCAAAAATTGAAATTGAAATAAAATATGATATGGTCAATGACTTTATCTACGGGGTAGCCAGTACTTCTAAGATAGCTTCTAATTATCTCGTTGATGAAAATAATTTCCCGAAGATTAAAGAGCGGGGCATCTACTTTCCGAAAGCGTATTTTGGAGATACACGGGAGGGATACGATATCCAATACTTTACCAAGACCGAATTGATATCTGATGTTTTAAAGCATTACGATAGGTTCTTGGATATTATATCTGAAGAACGCAATGAAATGTTCATAAGCAGTGATTCTAATGGTATAGTTCCTTAA
- a CDS encoding class I SAM-dependent methyltransferase — protein MKTPSKRPWPTKDAMIQVYKNKLWGSDNTDFYSGEGSHDPETVQGYIAAIATFFKILKNRPVVCDLGCGDFNVGKELVQYTEAYKAVDIVPELISYNTRTFQRQNLTFDTLDIAKDELPTGDCVLLRQVLQHLSNNEIKDIVEKLYAFKYVILTEHLPDEDYEPNKDIISGQGIRLKKQSGVDLLLAPFNLRVKEAKQLLVTPAPGGKGHLVTTVFTML, from the coding sequence ATGAAAACACCTTCAAAAAGACCATGGCCTACTAAAGATGCTATGATTCAGGTCTATAAAAACAAGCTGTGGGGTAGTGATAATACAGATTTTTATTCTGGGGAGGGATCGCATGATCCAGAAACAGTACAAGGTTATATAGCGGCTATTGCTACCTTTTTTAAAATATTGAAAAACAGGCCAGTGGTGTGTGATTTGGGTTGTGGTGATTTTAATGTTGGGAAGGAGTTGGTGCAGTATACTGAAGCCTACAAAGCAGTGGATATTGTACCTGAGTTGATTTCATATAACACCAGGACTTTCCAGAGACAGAATCTGACTTTTGACACCTTGGATATAGCCAAAGATGAATTGCCTACTGGCGACTGTGTACTCCTGCGACAGGTACTGCAACACCTCTCAAATAATGAAATAAAGGATATCGTAGAAAAATTATACGCGTTTAAATATGTGATCCTTACCGAACACCTGCCAGATGAGGACTACGAACCAAATAAAGACATTATCTCAGGACAAGGCATCCGCCTTAAAAAGCAAAGTGGCGTTGACCTACTACTGGCTCCTTTTAACCTCAGGGTAAAGGAAGCGAAACAGTTACTGGTAACTCCGGCTCCTGGGGGTAAAGGACATTTAGTGACGACAGTGTTTACAATGTTGTAA
- a CDS encoding ECF transporter S component: MSTLKNIFTIKKQEPVSEKTPEVEDVQKVKLTFFESGYGSSKQAEGNHRVFRTCLEEVYMDYKGKCRENEKLQNVLKAPYLDEKGRQETELKKRKTALSILEESIASVEEKIRTFKQDMVDVRRKPEVYGLEVDKRPKAQFYIGLFVLLPITLYLLVFYISASYSAFFKNFNSDKLGEAIFDAEAFSKAIADGWLEGVFVATIPFAFMGLGYLIHMFQKKKNFFTYFKILLLFAITFIFDAILAYLIEQKLYDFYKTPDSPPFNLSIAFSSVEFWGIIFAGFIVYIIWGLVFDFIMKEYENFDLIKSFIRSKKEEIKNGEVELLKIKEKLPPIKEELSGIEGKILDLQRTIDGFVFSNKHYLTYHAEYVKGWFLAISDNFDGLKRRDELYKSCEEQQQLHLEKYNIDNEDYEGRLYKLVN; encoded by the coding sequence ATGAGTACTTTAAAAAATATTTTTACCATCAAAAAGCAAGAGCCTGTTTCTGAAAAAACACCAGAAGTTGAGGATGTTCAAAAAGTAAAACTTACTTTTTTTGAAAGTGGTTACGGTTCATCAAAACAGGCTGAGGGAAATCACAGGGTTTTTAGAACCTGCCTTGAAGAAGTCTATATGGATTATAAAGGCAAATGCCGGGAAAATGAAAAACTCCAAAACGTGCTCAAAGCTCCTTATTTGGATGAAAAAGGGAGACAGGAAACCGAATTAAAAAAACGAAAGACCGCTTTGAGCATTCTCGAAGAAAGCATTGCCTCAGTAGAGGAAAAAATAAGGACATTCAAGCAGGATATGGTTGATGTAAGAAGGAAACCGGAAGTATACGGTTTGGAAGTGGACAAACGGCCAAAAGCCCAGTTTTATATAGGATTGTTTGTCTTATTACCCATAACGCTCTACCTATTAGTATTTTATATTTCCGCATCCTATTCTGCATTTTTCAAAAATTTCAATTCAGATAAGCTTGGAGAGGCGATTTTTGATGCCGAGGCATTTTCAAAAGCCATTGCTGATGGATGGCTTGAAGGGGTATTTGTGGCCACTATTCCGTTTGCATTTATGGGACTCGGTTATCTAATCCATATGTTCCAAAAAAAGAAAAACTTTTTCACCTATTTCAAAATTCTTCTCCTTTTTGCGATAACATTCATTTTTGACGCTATTCTGGCGTACCTGATTGAACAAAAGCTATATGACTTTTATAAAACACCAGATTCTCCGCCATTTAATCTATCCATTGCCTTTTCGTCTGTTGAATTTTGGGGGATTATTTTTGCCGGTTTCATAGTTTACATTATTTGGGGATTAGTATTTGACTTTATTATGAAAGAGTACGAAAATTTTGACCTTATTAAATCTTTTATTCGATCCAAAAAAGAAGAAATTAAAAATGGGGAAGTAGAGCTTTTAAAAATAAAAGAAAAACTACCTCCTATTAAAGAGGAGTTATCAGGCATAGAAGGTAAAATACTTGATCTACAGCGCACAATTGATGGCTTTGTTTTTTCAAACAAACACTATTTAACGTATCATGCCGAATATGTAAAAGGATGGTTTTTAGCAATATCAGATAATTTTGATGGCTTAAAGAGAAGGGATGAACTTTATAAAAGCTGCGAAGAACAACAGCAGTTGCATCTGGAAAAGTATAATATTGATAACGAGGATTATGAAGGTCGCCTCTATAAACTGGTAAACTAA
- a CDS encoding DUF4236 domain-containing protein: MGFGFQKRINLGKGFGLNVSKSGIRPSYRSKKGSINKKGFTVRSGIPGVSYRKSLFNSSKNGCLSILLIFTTAIGSTLLIFF; the protein is encoded by the coding sequence ATGGGTTTCGGGTTTCAAAAACGAATAAACTTGGGCAAAGGCTTTGGACTGAATGTAAGTAAATCAGGCATTAGACCAAGTTATCGATCAAAAAAAGGATCTATTAATAAAAAGGGATTTACAGTTCGTTCTGGAATTCCAGGTGTCTCCTATAGAAAATCCTTGTTTAATAGTTCAAAAAATGGTTGTCTATCAATACTATTAATATTTACTACCGCTATTGGTTCCACCCTACTAATTTTCTTTTAA